A genome region from Archaeoglobus fulgidus DSM 4304 includes the following:
- a CDS encoding FAD-dependent oxidoreductase, translated as MMEKVGVYICTGCDIDKLDIERLKNVAKEEFGIEAKIHPHLCSQEGVEMLKNDAAELDALVIAACSPRVKTALFTFDDKYVERASLREGVVWSHDIDEHAQELAEDYLRIAITKAQKAEKPEPYIEEVSKDILVVGGGVTGLTAALEVAKAGYKAHLVEKEAELGGWVAKYYKTLPVEPPYTRIEENPVFQLIDEVKSNGNIEVYTSAEIDSISGQPGMFDVVLNKDGEKVQFRVGGIVVATGWKPYDASALEELGYGKFADVVTNLEFEEMAKEGKILRKSDGSEAKNVVFIQCAGQRDENHLPYCSSVCCLVSLKQAKYVRELTNGNAFIIYKDMRTPGLWEDFYKEMQQDDGIFLTKGDIKEIKEEGGKLTVVVTNTLLGEDIAIKADLIVLATGMVSTLKGLYTVKEEFPDEKTVPYKHISEPHLIKSEEDVEVIKQAGHILNLQYRQGPELPTLKYGFPDSNYICFPYESRRLGIYAAGAVRAPMEIASCIEDAKGAALKAIQAVELVAEGKTTFPRTGDIDYPQFFLQRCTQCKRCTEECPFGALDEDEKGTPMPNPLRCRRCGICFGACPERIISFKTYSIDQMASAVKSIYVPDPNWDEGAEDKFRFIVFACENDALPALDMSALNGKKWSPLARIIPVRCLGSVNTVFIADALSKGIDGILLVGCKYGEDYQCHFIRGSELANRRMENVAETLERLMLEKERVQVVEISINEWDKITEIIDNFVNQIMEIGANPYKGF; from the coding sequence ATGATGGAGAAAGTTGGTGTTTACATCTGTACCGGTTGTGATATCGATAAGCTGGACATCGAAAGGCTGAAAAACGTTGCAAAGGAGGAGTTTGGAATTGAGGCAAAGATCCATCCGCACCTCTGCTCGCAGGAAGGAGTTGAAATGCTCAAGAACGATGCTGCGGAGCTTGACGCTCTTGTAATTGCAGCATGCTCACCCCGTGTGAAAACGGCCCTCTTCACCTTCGATGACAAGTACGTTGAGAGGGCGAGTCTCAGAGAGGGAGTTGTCTGGAGCCACGACATTGATGAGCACGCTCAGGAGCTTGCCGAGGATTACCTGAGAATTGCCATCACCAAAGCCCAGAAGGCTGAAAAGCCCGAGCCATACATTGAGGAGGTATCGAAGGACATCCTCGTCGTTGGCGGTGGTGTTACAGGCTTAACCGCCGCTCTTGAGGTTGCAAAGGCGGGTTACAAAGCCCATCTTGTGGAGAAGGAGGCCGAGCTCGGAGGATGGGTGGCCAAATACTACAAAACTCTGCCCGTTGAGCCGCCATACACGAGAATTGAGGAGAATCCTGTATTCCAGCTAATTGATGAGGTAAAGAGTAATGGAAACATAGAGGTTTACACCTCCGCAGAGATTGACTCAATCAGCGGCCAGCCGGGAATGTTCGACGTTGTGCTAAACAAGGATGGAGAGAAGGTGCAGTTCAGAGTTGGAGGAATTGTTGTCGCAACCGGCTGGAAGCCTTACGACGCCTCAGCTTTAGAGGAGCTTGGCTATGGGAAGTTTGCCGACGTCGTCACAAACCTTGAGTTCGAGGAGATGGCAAAGGAGGGCAAAATCCTCAGAAAGTCTGATGGAAGCGAGGCGAAGAATGTGGTGTTTATCCAGTGCGCAGGGCAGAGAGACGAGAACCACCTGCCTTACTGCTCATCCGTCTGCTGCCTCGTGAGCCTTAAGCAGGCAAAGTACGTGAGGGAGCTTACCAATGGCAATGCCTTCATAATCTACAAGGACATGAGAACTCCAGGACTTTGGGAGGATTTCTACAAGGAAATGCAGCAGGACGATGGAATTTTCCTGACGAAGGGTGACATCAAGGAAATCAAAGAAGAGGGTGGAAAGCTGACGGTTGTCGTGACCAACACGCTACTTGGAGAGGACATTGCAATTAAAGCTGATTTGATCGTGCTCGCAACGGGAATGGTCTCAACGCTGAAGGGACTTTATACGGTAAAGGAAGAATTCCCGGATGAAAAGACCGTGCCTTACAAGCACATTTCCGAGCCGCATTTGATTAAGAGCGAGGAGGATGTTGAAGTAATCAAGCAGGCCGGGCATATACTCAACCTGCAGTACAGGCAGGGTCCCGAGCTTCCCACGCTGAAGTACGGGTTCCCCGACTCCAACTACATCTGCTTCCCCTATGAGAGCAGGAGGCTTGGAATTTACGCTGCCGGAGCTGTCAGGGCACCAATGGAGATTGCCTCATGCATTGAAGATGCGAAGGGAGCAGCCTTAAAGGCGATTCAGGCGGTTGAGCTCGTTGCTGAAGGTAAAACGACTTTCCCGAGAACTGGAGATATCGACTACCCGCAGTTCTTCCTCCAGCGCTGCACTCAGTGTAAGAGGTGTACTGAAGAGTGCCCCTTTGGTGCACTTGATGAGGATGAGAAGGGCACTCCGATGCCCAATCCGCTGAGGTGCAGGAGATGTGGTATCTGCTTCGGTGCCTGTCCTGAGAGAATCATCAGCTTCAAGACCTACAGCATCGACCAGATGGCGTCAGCGGTTAAGTCAATCTACGTCCCTGATCCCAACTGGGATGAGGGGGCTGAGGACAAGTTCCGCTTCATAGTCTTCGCCTGCGAGAATGACGCTTTGCCAGCTTTGGACATGTCCGCTCTGAACGGAAAGAAGTGGAGCCCGCTTGCCAGAATCATCCCGGTGAGGTGCCTCGGTTCGGTCAACACCGTCTTTATCGCAGACGCACTCTCAAAGGGTATTGATGGGATTCTGCTTGTAGGATGTAAGTACGGAGAGGACTACCAGTGCCACTTCATCAGGGGAAGTGAGCTTGCCAACAGAAGAATGGAGAATGTGGCAGAGACTCTTGAGAGGCTGATGCTGGAGAAGGAGAGAGTGCAGGTGGTGGAAATCTCTATAAACGAGTGGGACAAGATTACAGAGATTATAGACAACTTCGTCAACCAGATCATGGAGATTGGTGCGAACCCGTATAAGGGGTTCTGA
- a CDS encoding TldD/PmbA family protein: MEWEVFEYRTKGIMAEIEAGRLKIVSSYVDKSFSARVILKGRVGFASASTRDEALSLAEKIARISEDELEDFPNEKPASVKGIYDKRVEEADSELIMEEFERLRSAVEKANIASATIEHAVEEVRITNSFGLDSREKSTSSSMIVEAVFEGGSAYEVCGSRSIELDIEGAAKKAEELAVDSAKAIKIEGGTYDVILQPIAVHQLLSNTLYPSLSAENVEKGRSVIRLGDEFGRITVIDDPTVEGGLMSCGFDDEGVSARKTFLIDNGVVRSYYTDWKHSKKYGVTGNGFRLEESSFPAPMVSNVVLEVDDADDDNCLTIHSLIGSHTANPVSGDFSLECNNAYFGEKAVKGAMIYGNVFELLKKVEGGLGELRQIENTVTKSLRFRSVRVI, translated from the coding sequence ATGGAGTGGGAGGTTTTCGAGTACAGAACAAAAGGTATAATGGCAGAAATCGAGGCGGGAAGGCTCAAGATTGTCAGCTCCTACGTTGACAAAAGCTTCTCCGCAAGAGTGATTTTGAAAGGGAGAGTTGGTTTTGCATCCGCTTCGACGAGGGATGAGGCACTTTCTCTGGCGGAAAAAATCGCCAGAATCTCTGAAGATGAGCTTGAAGACTTCCCGAATGAAAAGCCTGCAAGTGTTAAGGGAATCTACGACAAAAGAGTGGAGGAGGCGGATTCGGAGCTTATTATGGAGGAATTTGAGAGGTTGAGGAGTGCCGTAGAAAAAGCGAACATAGCTTCAGCTACCATTGAGCATGCGGTGGAGGAGGTCAGAATAACCAACTCCTTTGGCCTCGATAGCCGTGAAAAGTCAACCTCGTCGTCCATGATAGTGGAGGCTGTTTTTGAGGGGGGAAGCGCTTACGAAGTTTGCGGGAGCAGAAGCATTGAGCTTGACATAGAGGGGGCTGCGAAGAAGGCCGAGGAGCTTGCAGTTGATTCGGCTAAAGCAATCAAAATTGAGGGTGGCACCTATGATGTCATTCTCCAGCCAATCGCTGTCCACCAGCTGCTCTCCAATACACTCTATCCCTCCCTCTCCGCCGAGAACGTCGAAAAGGGAAGGAGTGTAATCAGGCTCGGTGATGAGTTTGGAAGAATAACGGTTATCGATGACCCGACTGTTGAGGGGGGCTTAATGAGCTGCGGATTTGACGATGAAGGGGTTTCCGCAAGAAAGACGTTTCTTATAGACAACGGTGTTGTTAGAAGCTACTACACCGATTGGAAGCACTCCAAAAAGTACGGTGTGACTGGAAACGGATTCAGACTCGAGGAGAGCAGCTTTCCGGCACCAATGGTCAGCAACGTTGTTCTGGAGGTTGATGACGCTGATGACGACAACTGCCTTACAATCCACTCCTTAATCGGCTCCCACACCGCAAACCCCGTTAGCGGTGATTTCAGTCTGGAATGTAACAACGCCTACTTTGGGGAGAAGGCCGTTAAGGGGGCAATGATTTACGGAAACGTGTTTGAATTGCTTAAAAAAGTTGAAGGGGGCTTAGGTGAGCTAAGACAGATTGAAAACACAGTAACGAAGTCACTGCGCTTTAGAAGCGTGAGGGTCATCTGA
- a CDS encoding type II secretion system F family protein: MSLYTPLALRRFYRKRYIRRPGSYSELSSAIESARLRMTVPELLSIALFYPLLSVIPGILLGFLVSEVINPGGPLIIRNTVIPYWQFELALITGFAVLAFGFTRYLILSYPFYITNVRRGKIDSSLPHAVNMMLGMAKGGVPLISIFRFVAENREIFGEISREFDKIVTLVEIFGYDMITAMKYVADTTPSEKLKVFLENFINVYEGGGDVVEYLRAKSEQLLTERETYYTLFFETLQVYAEIYLALFIVAPLFFLIVLVVFQMVGSGAMQTFKIVLFAMIPLGSLLLMWLIKSSMPSEPVGFAEHKKRGDRDIYFRIADREPGFKIYVWRMRLKKVLNFLKRPFTEEPYLLTLRALSFYLIVPAVAVFIYLYGKVDLDLLIFVTLSMVILPSILFIEYKNRLLTKMEKELPEFMKQLASLNEAGLNVVEALRHLSESELGVLGREIRKIKREVEWGELITSALEKIESRVRSQIVAKAITLLVKAIESTPSIRDALNTASMYSELEVEVRDRIKAQMSMYTIIIYLAFAVFLYTAYILIQNMLTVFASVEVTQFTSKIDIGAVKDTFMQTSLLVALFSGIMAGQMGEGRIEAGLKHIFILVVVVYVFFKFVIP, encoded by the coding sequence ATGAGCCTCTACACTCCATTGGCGCTGAGGAGATTTTACAGGAAAAGATACATCCGAAGACCGGGAAGCTACTCGGAGCTGTCTTCAGCGATAGAAAGCGCGAGGCTGAGGATGACGGTGCCGGAACTGCTCTCCATCGCCCTATTTTACCCCCTTCTCTCCGTTATTCCGGGCATTCTTCTCGGCTTTCTCGTCTCGGAGGTGATAAATCCCGGAGGACCCTTAATCATAAGGAACACAGTCATCCCCTACTGGCAGTTCGAACTCGCTCTAATTACGGGCTTCGCAGTTCTCGCCTTCGGCTTCACGAGGTACCTGATTCTCTCGTATCCCTTCTACATCACCAACGTGAGAAGGGGCAAGATAGACTCATCCCTACCCCATGCTGTGAACATGATGCTGGGAATGGCGAAAGGTGGTGTACCTCTCATTTCGATATTTCGGTTTGTTGCGGAGAACAGGGAAATTTTTGGCGAAATAAGCCGGGAATTCGACAAAATAGTCACTCTTGTGGAGATATTTGGGTACGACATGATAACGGCGATGAAGTACGTTGCGGATACAACACCATCGGAAAAGCTGAAGGTGTTCCTGGAGAACTTCATCAACGTCTATGAGGGTGGAGGAGATGTTGTGGAGTACCTCCGTGCGAAGTCCGAGCAGCTGCTCACAGAAAGGGAGACTTACTACACTTTGTTCTTTGAGACCCTTCAGGTATACGCTGAGATATACCTTGCCCTCTTCATCGTCGCCCCGCTTTTCTTCCTCATAGTCCTCGTTGTTTTCCAGATGGTTGGTTCAGGCGCGATGCAGACGTTCAAGATTGTTTTGTTTGCCATGATACCTCTCGGCTCGCTCCTCCTCATGTGGCTGATAAAGTCCTCCATGCCAAGTGAGCCCGTGGGCTTTGCAGAGCACAAAAAGAGGGGGGATAGGGACATCTACTTCAGGATCGCTGACAGAGAACCGGGATTCAAGATTTACGTTTGGAGGATGAGGCTAAAAAAAGTTCTGAACTTCCTGAAGAGGCCTTTTACCGAGGAGCCTTACCTCCTCACGCTCCGCGCTCTCTCTTTCTACCTCATCGTGCCTGCTGTTGCCGTTTTCATTTATCTTTACGGCAAGGTGGACTTAGACCTGCTCATTTTCGTCACTCTTTCGATGGTGATTCTTCCATCAATTCTGTTCATCGAGTACAAGAATAGATTGCTCACTAAAATGGAGAAGGAGCTTCCAGAGTTCATGAAGCAACTCGCCTCCCTTAACGAGGCAGGGTTGAACGTAGTTGAGGCGCTGAGACACCTCTCGGAGAGCGAGCTCGGAGTCCTGGGGAGGGAGATAAGGAAGATCAAGAGGGAGGTTGAGTGGGGTGAGCTGATTACCTCCGCCCTGGAAAAAATCGAGAGCAGAGTCAGGAGCCAGATTGTGGCGAAGGCCATAACTTTGCTTGTGAAGGCAATTGAGTCAACACCGAGCATCAGAGATGCCCTGAACACAGCATCTATGTACTCGGAGCTGGAAGTGGAGGTAAGAGACAGGATAAAGGCCCAGATGAGTATGTACACCATCATAATCTATCTTGCATTCGCCGTTTTCCTCTACACTGCCTACATCCTGATTCAGAACATGCTCACGGTTTTTGCATCCGTGGAGGTTACGCAGTTCACTTCAAAGATAGACATTGGGGCTGTTAAGGACACGTTCATGCAAACTTCGTTGCTCGTTGCCCTCTTCTCCGGCATAATGGCTGGCCAAATGGGGGAGGGAAGGATTGAGGCAGGTTTGAAGCACATTTTCATTTTGGTGGTGGTAGTGTATGTCTTCTTCAAATTTGTCATCCCGTAA
- the qmoC gene encoding quinone-interacting membrane-bound oxidoreductase complex subunit QmoC, protein MEVDAQFVRDVIGFGGKTLRKCYQCATCSVVCPQSPEEAPFPRKEMIWAQWGLKDKLIKDADVWLCHQCNDCSEYCPRGAKPGEVLGAIRAKVIQELAFPNFFAKILLKPAGIVVYFAIPIILTLAYLAAFSPEIPSGEIVIGNFIPHLHVEIAGFLVGGWALLIAAIGAYRFWTGINSEVSKVYEYRLGENAELEVVRASPRFIECLFWSIIDVLKHSRFAECGTARYRYFAHFMIFWGFIILGIATLGDIVYLYGLGVEELALPPTDPVKVLGNLGALLLVAGSLWAIVARFSNEKIGYGTYFDWLFLGTIFAVGLTGVGIEALRYAGSVAAYYMYLVHLVLVFTLIAYAPYSKFAHLLYRTLAYTWAKSVGREPQQ, encoded by the coding sequence ATGGAGGTTGATGCGCAGTTCGTCAGGGATGTGATAGGATTTGGAGGTAAGACGCTTAGAAAGTGCTACCAGTGTGCAACATGCAGCGTCGTATGCCCGCAGAGCCCCGAAGAGGCGCCATTCCCAAGGAAGGAGATGATATGGGCTCAGTGGGGGCTGAAGGATAAGCTGATTAAGGATGCGGATGTCTGGCTCTGCCACCAGTGCAACGACTGCAGCGAGTATTGCCCGAGAGGTGCAAAGCCCGGAGAGGTTCTCGGAGCTATAAGGGCCAAGGTAATTCAGGAACTCGCATTTCCAAACTTTTTTGCCAAAATACTGTTGAAGCCCGCTGGAATAGTCGTCTACTTTGCCATTCCAATCATCCTCACGTTAGCCTACCTTGCGGCCTTCAGCCCGGAAATACCCAGCGGGGAGATAGTGATTGGAAACTTCATTCCGCATCTGCACGTTGAGATAGCTGGCTTCTTGGTTGGAGGATGGGCTCTGCTGATTGCGGCCATTGGGGCTTACAGGTTCTGGACTGGGATAAACTCTGAGGTCTCGAAGGTTTACGAATACAGGCTCGGCGAGAACGCAGAGCTTGAAGTGGTTAGGGCAAGCCCAAGGTTCATTGAGTGCCTCTTCTGGTCAATAATAGATGTACTTAAACACTCACGGTTTGCCGAGTGCGGCACGGCAAGATACCGCTATTTTGCCCACTTCATGATCTTCTGGGGTTTCATCATCCTTGGCATCGCAACTCTCGGTGACATAGTCTATCTCTACGGTCTCGGAGTTGAGGAACTCGCTCTTCCACCAACTGACCCTGTGAAAGTTCTGGGCAACCTCGGAGCCTTGCTGCTGGTAGCAGGCTCCCTTTGGGCGATTGTGGCAAGATTCAGCAACGAGAAAATAGGTTACGGAACGTACTTCGACTGGCTCTTCCTCGGCACAATATTCGCAGTTGGTCTAACAGGAGTGGGCATTGAGGCTTTGAGGTATGCGGGTAGCGTGGCGGCGTACTACATGTACCTTGTACACCTGGTTCTGGTGTTTACGCTGATTGCCTACGCCCCCTACTCAAAGTTTGCCCACCTCCTCTACAGAACCCTCGCCTACACGTGGGCGAAAAGCGTGGGGCGAGAGCCCCAGCAGTGA
- a CDS encoding MazG nucleotide pyrophosphohydrolase domain-containing protein, with protein MELKDFQKIFREKYYETDSRSGPLFLLAVLFEEVGELAEAVRKNQNVEEELADVLFMVISIANLYDVDLERKLIEKYVRGDPSPRWDLPDL; from the coding sequence ATGGAGCTAAAAGATTTTCAAAAAATTTTTAGGGAGAAGTACTACGAGACCGATTCGCGTAGCGGTCCTCTGTTTCTGCTGGCGGTGCTGTTCGAGGAGGTTGGAGAGCTTGCTGAGGCGGTCAGAAAAAACCAAAACGTTGAGGAAGAGCTTGCTGACGTGCTGTTCATGGTAATCTCAATTGCCAACCTGTACGACGTTGACCTCGAAAGGAAGCTGATAGAGAAGTACGTAAGGGGCGACCCCAGCCCCCGCTGGGACCTGCCTGACTTGTAA
- a CDS encoding type II/IV secretion system ATPase subunit produces the protein MAKNHYDILRRHIRSEDLLETPEFGSGSRIVEEYWIQEPFTKAIIVENEDEFRNVYYALEPTVSSEEAEVISALYDDLKKILVLQDVSVDLEERAEVLVRAIEKLSKEYAVSFTDNFYSRMLYYLFRDFFGYGLIDPLMEDTNVEDISCDGYNIPIFIYHQKYGNVETNIVLDQEKLDRMVLRLTQRSGKHISIANPIVDATLPDGSRLQATFGTEVTPRGSSFTIRKFTIEPLTPIDLIEKGTVPSGVLAYLWLAIEHKFSAIVVGETASGKTTTLNAIMMFIPPDAKVVSIEDTREIKLYHENWIAEVTRTGMGEGEIDMYDLLRAALRQRPDYIIVGEVRGREAQTLFQAMSTGHASYSTLHAGDINQMVYRLESEPLKVPRSMLQFLDIALVQTMWVRGNTRLRRTKEVNEILGIDPVDKNLLVNQFVKWDPKEDKHIEVSMPKKLEKMADFLGVSVQEVYDEMLSRKRYLELMLKRGIRNYKEVTRYIHAYYRNPELAMTKMEEGL, from the coding sequence ATGGCAAAAAACCACTACGATATACTTAGAAGGCACATCAGGAGTGAGGACTTGCTTGAGACACCAGAGTTCGGTAGCGGTAGCAGGATCGTGGAAGAGTACTGGATACAGGAACCATTCACAAAGGCCATAATTGTTGAAAACGAGGATGAGTTCAGAAACGTCTATTACGCTCTCGAACCGACTGTAAGCTCCGAGGAGGCGGAAGTAATCTCCGCCCTTTACGATGACCTGAAGAAAATTTTGGTTCTGCAGGACGTCTCTGTTGATCTGGAAGAGAGAGCAGAAGTGCTTGTCAGAGCGATTGAAAAGCTCTCCAAGGAGTACGCTGTGAGTTTTACTGACAACTTCTACTCGAGAATGCTTTACTACCTTTTCCGCGACTTTTTCGGTTACGGTTTGATAGACCCCTTGATGGAGGACACCAATGTTGAGGATATCTCGTGTGATGGCTACAACATTCCAATTTTCATATACCACCAGAAGTACGGAAATGTGGAGACGAACATCGTTCTTGATCAGGAAAAGCTTGACAGGATGGTTCTGAGGCTGACGCAGAGAAGCGGGAAGCACATTTCAATAGCAAATCCGATTGTTGATGCCACGCTTCCCGACGGGAGCAGGTTGCAGGCGACCTTTGGCACCGAAGTAACGCCTCGGGGTTCAAGTTTTACGATAAGGAAGTTCACGATTGAACCGCTCACACCCATAGATTTGATAGAAAAGGGAACAGTTCCTTCAGGAGTTCTCGCCTACCTCTGGCTGGCGATAGAGCACAAGTTCTCCGCAATCGTTGTGGGAGAGACTGCGAGCGGAAAGACGACCACGCTAAACGCCATTATGATGTTCATTCCCCCGGATGCAAAGGTCGTCTCCATCGAGGATACGAGAGAGATAAAGCTCTACCACGAAAACTGGATCGCAGAGGTTACGAGGACGGGAATGGGTGAGGGAGAAATAGACATGTACGACCTTCTGAGGGCTGCGCTAAGGCAGAGACCCGACTACATCATTGTGGGTGAGGTTAGAGGAAGGGAGGCACAAACGCTCTTCCAGGCTATGTCTACCGGCCACGCGAGCTACTCCACACTCCATGCCGGAGATATCAACCAGATGGTTTACAGACTCGAATCTGAGCCGCTTAAGGTGCCGAGAAGCATGCTTCAGTTCCTCGATATCGCTCTCGTGCAGACGATGTGGGTGAGGGGAAACACAAGGCTAAGGAGGACGAAGGAGGTTAACGAAATCCTCGGCATAGACCCTGTTGACAAAAACCTTCTGGTGAACCAGTTTGTTAAGTGGGACCCTAAGGAGGATAAGCACATTGAGGTTAGCATGCCTAAGAAGCTTGAAAAGATGGCCGATTTCTTAGGTGTCAGCGTTCAGGAGGTTTACGATGAAATGCTGAGCAGAAAGAGGTACCTTGAACTCATGCTGAAAAGGGGAATCAGAAACTACAAAGAGGTTACGAGATATATCCACGCCTACTATCGCAATCCTGAGCTTGCTATGACGAAAATGGAGGAAGGCCTATGA
- a CDS encoding Ig-like domain repeat protein — translation MSSSNLSSRKTRISAHFLDAAPAEDEIVTVEGWLTYYDEEKKSWIPLERAQVTIYVDGREVGKAETNEYGMFTFAFPAPYKGRHKLEVRFKGKAGYESSSKSLDFQVMEREQKLKLGRLARDVLLLIIALVFLLFVAIFITNMLR, via the coding sequence ATGTCTTCTTCAAATTTGTCATCCCGTAAAACGAGAATTTCGGCGCACTTCCTTGATGCAGCCCCAGCAGAGGACGAAATTGTTACTGTTGAGGGGTGGTTGACCTACTATGACGAGGAGAAAAAATCCTGGATTCCCCTCGAAAGGGCTCAGGTCACCATTTATGTGGACGGCAGAGAAGTTGGAAAGGCCGAAACGAACGAGTATGGCATGTTCACCTTTGCCTTTCCCGCACCCTACAAGGGGAGGCACAAGCTGGAGGTGAGGTTTAAGGGGAAGGCAGGATACGAGAGCAGCAGCAAATCGCTCGACTTTCAGGTAATGGAAAGGGAGCAGAAGCTGAAGCTTGGAAGACTGGCAAGAGACGTGCTTTTGCTGATAATAGCATTGGTTTTCCTGCTGTTCGTTGCGATATTCATCACGAACATGCTCAGATGA
- a CDS encoding CoB--CoM heterodisulfide reductase iron-sulfur subunit A family protein, which produces MAGEILVIGGGISGLTAAIEAAETGYDVILLEKNPYLGGRVSQLNKYFPKLCPPFCGLEILFKRMKSTPKLKYFTNAEVQEISGESGNFTVKVKLKPRYVNENCTACGACKEVCPIEAPDEYNFGLKKKKAIDLPNIMAMPFQYYIDDKYCNKCGECVSACKYNAIDLNEEEREMTLNVSSIIVATGWKPYDATKLDNLGYGKYKNVITNMEMERLASPNGPTGGVIQTMDGKPIETIAFVQCAGSRDENHLPYCSAICCLASLKQATYVREQYPDAKIYIFYIDIRAFGRYEDFFAKVKADEKIELIKGKVAKVEEVDGKLVVTAEDTLTGVKSKKEVDMVVLATGMQPAIEPIPGLELDEYGFVKPKPGIIPVGVAAMPMEVASANETATAAALKAIQLARR; this is translated from the coding sequence ATGGCTGGCGAAATACTTGTTATAGGAGGCGGAATTTCTGGACTGACTGCTGCTATAGAAGCTGCCGAAACGGGATATGATGTGATTCTCTTGGAAAAGAACCCGTACCTTGGCGGAAGAGTATCACAGCTGAACAAGTACTTCCCAAAGCTTTGCCCACCGTTCTGCGGGCTTGAAATCCTCTTCAAGAGAATGAAGAGCACACCAAAGCTGAAGTACTTCACAAACGCCGAGGTTCAGGAGATAAGCGGAGAGTCGGGGAATTTTACGGTTAAAGTCAAACTCAAGCCGAGATACGTCAACGAGAACTGCACAGCATGCGGGGCTTGCAAGGAGGTTTGCCCGATTGAGGCTCCGGACGAGTACAACTTCGGACTGAAAAAGAAGAAGGCCATCGATTTGCCTAACATCATGGCGATGCCCTTCCAGTACTACATTGACGACAAATACTGCAATAAGTGCGGTGAATGCGTTTCTGCATGCAAGTACAACGCCATAGACCTCAATGAAGAGGAGAGGGAGATGACCCTGAATGTGTCATCCATAATTGTTGCGACAGGCTGGAAGCCCTACGATGCAACCAAACTTGATAACCTCGGCTACGGAAAATACAAGAACGTCATAACCAACATGGAGATGGAGAGGCTTGCATCGCCAAACGGGCCGACTGGTGGCGTTATTCAGACGATGGACGGTAAGCCAATAGAAACAATCGCATTCGTTCAGTGCGCCGGAAGCAGGGATGAGAACCACCTGCCCTACTGCTCTGCAATCTGCTGCTTAGCGAGCTTGAAGCAGGCAACCTATGTGAGGGAGCAGTATCCTGATGCGAAGATATACATCTTCTACATCGACATCAGAGCCTTTGGAAGATACGAGGACTTTTTCGCAAAAGTTAAGGCTGACGAAAAAATCGAACTCATCAAGGGAAAGGTTGCGAAGGTTGAGGAGGTTGACGGAAAGCTTGTTGTGACTGCTGAAGACACGCTTACCGGTGTGAAAAGCAAGAAAGAGGTCGACATGGTTGTTCTCGCCACAGGCATGCAGCCTGCCATCGAGCCCATTCCCGGGCTTGAGCTTGACGAGTATGGATTCGTTAAGCCAAAGCCGGGCATCATTCCGGTAGGTGTTGCGGCGATGCCCATGGAGGTCGCCTCAGCCAACGAAACCGCAACGGCAGCAGCGCTGAAGGCTATTCAGCTTGCAAGGAGGTGA